From Micromonospora nigra, one genomic window encodes:
- a CDS encoding M36 family metallopeptidase, producing MPHPQWTPATSRRRRRLVAVLTATTAVTALLIGGPTAAAPAAPTGGADGPRSGPFTEGHQHADVDNRAGNAAPDARQRGLARRADPDVRWNRLGTPHALGPGRTPLATGLPAAPEAAARAYLTANQELFGLDAAAVAGMERLLVRPIGTGAVVTLRQRFGDLPAGHDGLVTLAVADGRVLSVSSSLSRDTTAPQPATLTEAQAYTAALADAGLTAGTVARHSVRPVAVPTPLDGPRAAYEVTLIGSGTDHPEAFTTYVDGITGQVLVREDLVDFDSDNPSWAVFPATPPVDLAPGDDPRVRWCADAAPECAAAYRDPASGRPWDVDLTTDATTTTTRGNSANTVVSWGAGSPILPATPRADRRYEYPFTDQWHQARCNPEVFTSAQRNDADAAAANLFAMHNRMHDWAWHLGFTEATWNLQTVNLTPDGLGGDAEQGRAQAGALSGSRNNANQGTPRDGLPPTTNMYLWQPIAGGPYPPCVDGDYDMTVIGHEYTHAITNRMIAGPDSGIGGLQGGAMGESWSDLLAAEYLVQHNLRAPGRSPWVTGGYVTGNLVSGIRNHDPSRSPLNYSDVGYNTGGPAVHPDGEIWSATNLRIRAAMVKRYGAGTPQRQLDCALGKVAVDRCPGNRRWSQLVFDSFLLQAASQVSMLDMRDNMLTADLLRFGGANQKLIWAEFARSGMGRDAATAGATDSDPTPSFATPLGDNATLTLRPKGDSADAPVRVYVGAYEARAVPVADTDPATPLPDSVELVPGRYQLLAVAPGFGHQRLKVVARAGQARHLTLRMSRNLASTAAGATVSGDGVNLDRIADDTEATNWASLDGVAGRQVTVALPGDRAHLVKRVNVSAMLRPAITGDVDAGGQNTLSALRSFAVAACDATRADCADPANFRRVYTSAPDAFPGGAFRAYVPDLVVRGFRVPTTRATHLRLEVLTSQCTGGPHYAGEQDDDPATSTDCATSSPARDQVRIAEFQAFSK from the coding sequence GTGCCACATCCCCAGTGGACACCCGCGACGAGCCGGCGACGACGCCGGCTCGTCGCCGTCCTCACCGCGACCACGGCGGTGACCGCCCTGCTGATCGGCGGCCCCACCGCCGCGGCCCCCGCCGCCCCCACCGGCGGTGCGGATGGGCCGCGGTCCGGTCCGTTCACGGAGGGTCACCAGCACGCCGACGTCGACAACCGCGCCGGCAACGCCGCGCCCGACGCCCGCCAGCGCGGGCTGGCCCGCCGCGCCGACCCGGACGTGCGGTGGAACCGGCTGGGCACCCCGCACGCGCTCGGCCCCGGCCGGACCCCCCTCGCCACCGGCCTGCCGGCCGCCCCGGAAGCCGCCGCCCGCGCCTACCTGACCGCCAACCAGGAGCTGTTCGGCCTCGACGCCGCTGCGGTGGCCGGCATGGAACGGCTGCTCGTCAGGCCGATCGGCACCGGGGCGGTGGTCACCCTGCGGCAGCGCTTCGGCGACCTGCCCGCCGGGCACGACGGCCTGGTCACCCTCGCGGTCGCCGACGGCCGGGTCCTATCGGTCAGCTCCTCGCTCTCACGGGACACCACCGCACCGCAGCCGGCCACCCTCACCGAAGCGCAGGCGTACACGGCGGCGCTCGCCGACGCCGGGCTCACCGCCGGGACCGTCGCCCGGCACAGCGTCCGCCCCGTCGCCGTACCCACCCCGCTGGACGGGCCCCGGGCCGCGTACGAGGTGACCCTGATCGGCTCCGGCACCGACCACCCGGAGGCGTTCACCACCTACGTCGACGGGATCACCGGCCAGGTGCTGGTACGTGAGGACCTCGTCGACTTCGACTCCGACAACCCGAGCTGGGCGGTGTTCCCCGCCACCCCGCCGGTCGACCTCGCGCCCGGCGACGACCCCCGGGTGCGCTGGTGCGCCGACGCGGCACCGGAGTGCGCCGCCGCCTACCGCGACCCGGCGAGCGGCCGGCCCTGGGACGTCGACCTGACCACCGACGCCACGACGACCACGACCCGGGGCAACTCCGCCAACACCGTCGTCTCCTGGGGTGCGGGCAGCCCGATCCTGCCGGCCACCCCGCGTGCCGACCGTCGCTACGAGTACCCGTTCACCGACCAGTGGCACCAGGCCCGCTGCAACCCCGAGGTGTTCACCTCGGCGCAGCGCAACGACGCCGACGCGGCGGCGGCCAACCTGTTCGCCATGCACAACCGGATGCACGACTGGGCCTGGCACCTCGGCTTCACCGAGGCCACCTGGAACCTGCAGACCGTCAACCTCACCCCCGACGGACTGGGTGGCGACGCCGAGCAGGGCCGGGCCCAGGCCGGCGCGCTCAGCGGCAGCCGCAACAACGCCAACCAGGGCACCCCCCGCGACGGCCTGCCGCCGACGACCAACATGTACCTGTGGCAGCCCATCGCCGGCGGCCCCTACCCGCCCTGCGTGGACGGCGACTACGACATGACGGTGATCGGGCACGAGTACACCCACGCCATCACCAACCGGATGATCGCCGGCCCGGACAGCGGCATCGGCGGCCTCCAGGGCGGAGCGATGGGCGAGTCGTGGAGCGACCTGCTCGCCGCCGAGTACCTCGTCCAGCACAACCTACGGGCCCCCGGCAGGTCCCCCTGGGTCACCGGCGGGTACGTCACCGGGAACCTGGTCAGCGGCATCCGCAACCACGACCCGAGCCGCAGCCCGCTGAACTACTCCGACGTCGGCTACAACACCGGCGGGCCGGCCGTGCACCCCGACGGCGAGATCTGGAGCGCCACCAACCTGCGCATCCGCGCCGCCATGGTCAAGCGGTACGGCGCCGGCACCCCGCAGCGCCAGCTCGACTGCGCGCTCGGGAAGGTGGCCGTCGACCGGTGCCCCGGCAACCGGCGCTGGTCGCAGCTGGTGTTCGACTCGTTCCTGCTCCAGGCCGCGAGCCAGGTCAGCATGCTCGACATGCGCGACAACATGCTGACCGCCGACCTGCTGCGCTTCGGCGGGGCCAACCAGAAGCTGATCTGGGCCGAGTTCGCCCGGTCCGGGATGGGCCGCGACGCGGCCACCGCCGGCGCCACCGACTCCGACCCGACGCCCAGCTTCGCCACCCCGCTGGGCGACAACGCCACGCTCACCCTGCGGCCGAAGGGCGACAGCGCCGACGCGCCCGTCCGGGTGTACGTCGGGGCGTACGAGGCGCGGGCCGTGCCGGTCGCCGACACCGACCCGGCCACGCCGCTGCCGGACTCCGTCGAGCTGGTGCCGGGCAGGTACCAGTTGCTCGCCGTCGCGCCCGGCTTCGGCCACCAGCGGCTGAAGGTCGTGGCCCGGGCCGGTCAGGCGCGTCACCTCACCCTGCGGATGAGCCGGAACCTGGCGTCCACCGCCGCCGGGGCGACGGTCAGCGGCGACGGGGTGAACCTGGACCGGATCGCCGACGACACCGAGGCCACCAACTGGGCCTCCCTCGACGGGGTGGCCGGACGCCAGGTCACCGTCGCGCTGCCCGGGGACCGCGCCCACCTGGTGAAGCGGGTCAACGTCAGCGCCATGCTGCGTCCCGCGATCACCGGCGACGTGGACGCCGGTGGGCAGAACACGCTCAGCGCGTTGCGGTCGTTCGCCGTGGCGGCGTGCGACGCGACCCGTGCCGACTGTGCGGACCCGGCGAACTTCCGGCGCGTCTACACCAGCGCGCCGGACGCCTTTCCGGGTGGGGCGTTCCGGGCGTACGTGCCGGACCTCGTGGTTCGCGGGTTCCGGGTGCCCACCACCCGCGCCACCCACCTGCGCCTGGAGGTCTTGACCAGCCAGTGCACGGGTGGGCCGCACTACGCGGGTGAGCAGGACGACGACCCGGCCACGAGCACCGACTGCGCGACCAGCAGCCCGGCGCGCGACCAGGTACGCATCGCGGAGTTCCAGGCGTTCTCGAAGTGA
- a CDS encoding TIGR03086 family metal-binding protein, whose amino-acid sequence MDLLETYRRSLTEFTERVGQVTPEQWSDPTPCPGWDVRALVNHVVAEDRWSVDLLDGATVASVGDRYDGDQLSDDPAEAARDAAAAAERVATRPGVLTATVRLSAGDTPAQEYLHQLIAEHLVHGWDLAVAIGCDPRLDPDAVAECARWFSGRAADYRRDDLTRPGVDLPTDADQQDRLIAAFGRNPDWAP is encoded by the coding sequence ATGGACCTGCTGGAGACGTACCGCCGCAGCCTGACCGAGTTCACCGAGCGGGTGGGTCAGGTCACCCCCGAGCAGTGGTCGGATCCGACCCCCTGCCCGGGCTGGGACGTCCGGGCGCTGGTCAACCACGTGGTCGCCGAGGACCGCTGGAGTGTCGACCTGCTCGACGGCGCCACCGTCGCCTCGGTCGGCGACCGGTACGACGGCGACCAGCTCAGCGACGATCCGGCCGAGGCGGCCCGGGACGCGGCGGCGGCAGCCGAGCGGGTGGCGACCCGGCCGGGGGTCCTGACGGCGACCGTGCGGCTGTCCGCCGGTGACACCCCGGCACAGGAGTACCTGCACCAACTGATCGCCGAGCACCTCGTACACGGCTGGGACCTGGCGGTGGCGATCGGCTGCGACCCCCGGCTGGACCCCGACGCCGTCGCCGAGTGCGCCCGCTGGTTCTCCGGCCGGGCCGCCGACTACCGACGCGACGACCTCACCCGTCCCGGGGTCGACCTTCCCACGGACGCCGACCAGCAGGACCGGCTGATCGCCGCCTTCGGCCGCAACCCCGACTGGGCTCCCTGA
- a CDS encoding TetR/AcrR family transcriptional regulator produces MTRRAAEIRLDALLRTACDVIVERGLANTRTADVAQAAGVSQALVFYHFATKERLLAQAFAYAVEQDLARLDAVTRSTAPPLAKLRRILKLHTPAGRPTAWAMWIDGWAESLRTPELEKLSRKLDLRWRQDLTTVISDGVATGVFACADPAGAAWRISAVMDGLAVQLAVHDRVISRRQFAEWVRLVTARELGLDPAQLD; encoded by the coding sequence GTGACGAGACGTGCGGCCGAGATCCGCCTGGATGCCCTGCTGCGCACCGCCTGTGATGTGATCGTGGAACGCGGCCTGGCGAACACCCGCACCGCAGACGTGGCGCAGGCGGCCGGGGTGAGCCAGGCGCTGGTCTTCTACCACTTCGCCACGAAGGAACGGTTGCTGGCGCAGGCCTTCGCGTACGCGGTCGAGCAGGACCTGGCCCGGTTGGACGCGGTGACCAGGTCCACCGCACCGCCGCTGGCCAAGCTGCGGCGGATCCTCAAGCTCCACACCCCCGCCGGCCGTCCCACCGCGTGGGCGATGTGGATCGACGGCTGGGCCGAGTCGTTGCGTACGCCCGAGTTGGAGAAGCTGTCCCGCAAGCTCGACCTGCGGTGGCGGCAGGATCTCACCACGGTCATCTCCGACGGGGTCGCCACGGGCGTCTTCGCCTGCGCCGACCCGGCCGGGGCAGCGTGGCGGATCAGTGCCGTCATGGACGGCCTCGCGGTGCAGCTCGCGGTACACGACCGGGTGATCTCGCGCCGCCAGTTCGCCGAGTGGGTCCGCCTGGTGACGGCTCGGGAACTGGGACTGGACCCGGCCCAGCTCGACTGA
- a CDS encoding DUF6458 family protein, with product MGIGTSIFLIALGAILTFAVEASIGGVNIDVVGWILMAAGVLGLILTALLWGRRRESVATTEQPVEYRRVEESRDVAPPR from the coding sequence GTGGGTATCGGCACCAGCATCTTCCTCATCGCGCTCGGCGCGATCCTCACCTTCGCCGTGGAAGCCAGCATCGGAGGCGTCAACATCGACGTGGTCGGATGGATCCTGATGGCGGCCGGCGTCCTGGGCCTGATTCTCACCGCGCTCCTCTGGGGTCGTCGCCGCGAGAGCGTCGCCACCACCGAGCAGCCGGTCGAGTACCGCCGGGTCGAGGAGAGCCGCGACGTCGCCCCGCCGCGTTGA